The Erigeron canadensis isolate Cc75 chromosome 4, C_canadensis_v1, whole genome shotgun sequence genome window below encodes:
- the LOC122595646 gene encoding protein CDI-like, with amino-acid sequence MSVVMTNSNNGNHKKAFRIFVGYDTREDIAYEVCRYSILKRSSIPVEVIPIKQPELRQNGYFWRERNKLESTEFSFTRFLTPFLAGYEGWAVFVDCDFLYLGDVKELFDYVDDKYAVMCVKHDYTPKESTKMDGVVQTVYPRKNWSSMVLYNCGHVKNKVLTPEKVNVESGAYLHRFMWLDDEEIGEVPFVWNFLVGHNNVGDQDIYYPKAIHYTSGGPWFEEWKDCEFGELWLKERDEYLTVKEKEIEEITRLNLN; translated from the coding sequence ATGTCGGTGGTGATGACCAACAGCAACAACGGCAATCACAAGAAAGCGTTTCGGATATTCGTAGGTTACGACACACGTGAAGACATAGCATACGAGGTATGCCGTTACTCCATCTTGAAAAGATCTTCAATACCCGTTGAAGTGATCCCAATCAAACAACCCGAATTACGCCAAAATGGTTATTTCTGGCGGGAACGTAACAAACTAGAAAGCACCGAGTTCTCATTCACGAGATTCTTGACCCCGTTTTTAGCGGGGTATGAAGGGTGGGCGGTTTTTGTGGATTGTGATTTCTTGTATTTAGGTGATGTGAAGGAACTGTTTGATTATGTTGATGATAAATACGCCGTGATGTGTGTTAAACATGATTACACGCCGAAAGAAAGTACGAAAATGGACGGGGTGGTGCAAACGGTTTATCCAAGAAAGAATTGGAGTTCAATGGTGTTGTATAATTGCGGACATGTCAAAAATAAGGTTTTGACACCGGAGAAAGTGAACGTCGAATCGGGGGCGTATCTGCATAGGTTTATGTGGTTGGATGATGAGGAAATCGGGGAAGTTCCATTTGTTTGGAATTTTTTGGTTGGGCATAATAATGTGGGTGATCAGGATATATATTACCCGAAAGCCATACATTATACGTCGGGTGGACCGTGGTTTGAAGAGTGGAAAGATTGCGAGTTTGGGGAgttgtggttgaaagaaagggATGAGTATTTGACGGTCAAGGAGAAAGAGATCGAAGAAATCACTCGGCTCAATTTGAATTAA
- the LOC122596621 gene encoding probable 2-oxoglutarate-dependent dioxygenase AOP1 — MGSLTLPKLLVVDLTKDNLKQPDTSAWSSTCDAIRAALENHGCFIALYDGISSTVEESVFQAAEELFNLPTETKIKNIVEKPYHGYVGQIPFVPLHEGLGIDYATELEGVQSFTDIMWPDGNPSFRETCITFSRAVAKLDHMVIRMLFESYGVGKQYADSHIDSTTYLLRYLKYRAPEVDEATMAFPCHTDKSFITILHQNQVSGLEIKTRNEEWISVEFPPSSFVVMAGDACKAWSNNRVLSPNHKVTLLLDKKGKETRYTIALFSFLSKKVQVPEEFVDDQHPLKFKPFEHVDLLNFYATETGRRSQNILEDFCGV; from the exons ATGGGCTCACTAACCTTGCCTAAACTTCTTGTAGTGGACTTGACAAAAGACAACCTAAAGCAGCCAGACACAAGTGCTTGGTCCTCCACATGTGATGCCATCAGGGCTGCCCTTGAAAACCACGGTTGTTTCATAGCACTCTACGACGGAATTTCATCCACAGTTGAAGAGTCCGTGTTCCAAGCCGCAGAGGAGCTGTTCAATCTCCCAACCGAAACCAAGATCAAAAACATCGTTGAAAAGCCCTACCATGGATATGTAGGGCAGATTCCCTTTGTTCCACTTCATGAAGGCTTAGGAATCGATTATGCAACCGAGCTTGAAGGTGTTCAAAGCTTCACAGATATCATGTGGCCCGATGGAAATCCTTCCTTCAG GGAAACTTGTATTACATTTTCAAGGGCAGTGGCAAAACTGGACCATATGGTGATACGGATGCTGTTTGAAAGCTACGGTGTGGGGAAGCAATATGCTGACTCTCATATCGACTCAACTACCTATCTTCTACGCTATCTGAAATACCGAGCACCAGAGGTTGATGAAGCCACAATGGCTTTTCCTTGTCATACAGATAAAAGCTTCATCACCATACTTCACCAGAATCAGGTGTCCGGCTTGGAAATAAAAACAAGAAACGAAGAATGGATTTCTGTAGAATTCCCACCTTCTTCATTTGTGGTCATGGCAGGTGACGCTTGCAAG GCTTGGAGTAACAATAGAGTGCTTTCGCCAAATCACaaagttacattattattgGATAAGAAAGGCAAAGAAACAAGATATACCATTGCACTCTTCTCCTTCTTGAGTAAGAAGGTGCAAGTACCGGAAGAGTTTGTGGACGATCAACACCCTCTTAAATTCAAGCCATTTGAACACGTTGATCTCCTGAATTTCTATGCAACGGAAACGGGCAGGAGATCACAGAACATCCTTGAAGACTTTTGTGGTGTTTAA